Proteins encoded together in one Mycobacterium noviomagense window:
- a CDS encoding SDR family oxidoreductase: MRTALVTGGSGGIGKACGRKLCELGYDVVLCARREEPLRAAAEEIGARYIVADASDPVGFSGAVGGFETIDLVVHAAGMLGGTYARKQTFEQWQEIMSANLDSCFVVTSAVLPRMRAGSRLVFVSSSAAHEPMMARTAYSASKAGMNAFARALALEVDRDGIAVHIVTPGPVETEMLQDVPFEMHAIQVADVADAVAWLDTVDPSVDLPEIRMHAVRRGPFARPPIVPTEARRRAAQRR, encoded by the coding sequence GTGAGAACTGCATTGGTCACCGGTGGCAGTGGTGGAATCGGCAAGGCGTGCGGACGAAAGCTGTGCGAGCTCGGCTATGACGTGGTGCTGTGCGCGCGCCGCGAGGAGCCGCTGCGGGCGGCGGCCGAGGAGATCGGCGCCCGCTATATCGTGGCCGACGCGTCGGATCCGGTCGGATTCTCCGGCGCGGTAGGCGGATTCGAGACCATCGATCTCGTCGTCCACGCGGCGGGGATGCTGGGTGGAACGTACGCGCGCAAGCAGACATTCGAGCAGTGGCAGGAAATCATGTCCGCCAACCTCGACTCGTGCTTCGTGGTGACGTCCGCGGTCTTGCCCCGGATGCGGGCGGGCTCGCGGCTGGTATTCGTCTCCTCCTCGGCGGCACACGAGCCGATGATGGCCCGAACCGCCTACTCGGCATCCAAGGCCGGCATGAACGCGTTCGCCCGGGCGCTGGCGCTGGAAGTGGACCGTGACGGTATCGCCGTCCACATCGTGACGCCAGGACCGGTGGAAACCGAGATGCTGCAAGACGTTCCGTTCGAGATGCACGCGATCCAGGTCGCCGATGTCGCCGACGCCGTCGCGTGGCTCGACACGGTCGACCCGTCGGTGGACCTGCCGGAGATCCGGATGCACGCGGTGCGCCGAGGCCCCTTCGCTCGTCCTCCGATCGTGCCGACCGAGGCTCGTCGACGGGCCGCCCAGCGACGATGA
- a CDS encoding ferredoxin, whose product MRVIVDESLCEANGFCESLAPDIFELGDAEVVQIADGPVPRDREIDVRAAVDQCPKAALRIVE is encoded by the coding sequence ATGAGGGTGATTGTCGACGAATCGTTGTGCGAGGCCAATGGGTTCTGTGAATCACTGGCCCCTGACATCTTCGAGCTGGGCGACGCGGAGGTGGTGCAGATCGCCGACGGGCCGGTGCCGCGGGACCGCGAGATCGATGTGCGCGCCGCAGTCGACCAGTGCCCTAAGGCGGCCCTGCGGATCGTCGAGTGA
- a CDS encoding acyl-CoA dehydrogenase family protein — MDVGLTSQQLALRDSVRDVLHTECPPDVARQAMTDPEHWRALWKTVVDLGWTELAAPDGEFGFMDCVVVLEECGAAIAPIPLLSSVGLAAGVLRSSGPAGEPSLVDIGGGVVATLAVHPPRQRLPGVPMTLQDGRLRGRAVAVPDLSRAELIVTLASADDSVVAAVARGGDGISIQPADCTDPTQPLADVEIDTEPLITAPVDVESALAPAMLAAAADLVGVASAALARSVEHAKSRQQFGKPIGAFQGVKHALADNYVSVERARSLTYAAAARLDDPATTAADGWTAAALAKAAADDAAIGCARTAVQVHGAIAQTWEHDIHLYLRHAWQRAATLGDSRALYHAVGRQFDGGTT; from the coding sequence ATGGATGTCGGGCTGACTTCACAGCAACTCGCGCTGCGCGACAGCGTGCGCGACGTTCTGCATACCGAGTGCCCGCCCGATGTCGCCCGGCAGGCGATGACCGATCCGGAACACTGGCGCGCGCTGTGGAAGACGGTCGTCGATCTCGGCTGGACCGAGCTGGCCGCGCCCGACGGGGAATTCGGCTTCATGGACTGCGTCGTGGTGCTGGAGGAATGCGGCGCCGCGATCGCACCGATTCCATTGCTGAGCAGCGTCGGTCTCGCAGCGGGCGTCTTGCGGTCGAGCGGTCCGGCAGGCGAGCCGTCACTGGTCGATATCGGCGGCGGCGTCGTGGCCACGCTCGCGGTCCATCCGCCGCGGCAACGGCTGCCCGGCGTGCCGATGACACTGCAGGACGGGCGGCTGCGCGGACGTGCCGTTGCGGTTCCAGACCTTTCCCGCGCCGAGTTGATCGTCACTTTGGCCAGCGCGGACGACAGCGTGGTGGCAGCGGTCGCGCGCGGTGGCGACGGCATCAGTATTCAGCCGGCCGACTGCACCGATCCCACGCAACCACTGGCCGATGTCGAGATCGACACCGAGCCGCTCATCACCGCCCCGGTCGACGTCGAATCTGCCTTGGCGCCAGCGATGCTCGCTGCGGCCGCCGACCTCGTCGGCGTGGCCAGCGCCGCCCTGGCCCGCTCCGTCGAGCATGCGAAGTCGCGACAGCAGTTCGGCAAACCGATCGGCGCCTTTCAAGGCGTCAAGCACGCATTGGCCGACAACTACGTCAGCGTGGAGCGGGCCCGCAGCCTGACCTATGCGGCGGCCGCCCGCCTCGACGATCCAGCGACCACAGCCGCCGATGGCTGGACGGCCGCGGCGCTGGCCAAGGCGGCCGCCGACGACGCGGCAATCGGCTGTGCGCGCACCGCGGTTCAGGTGCACGGCGCGATCGCCCAAACCTGGGAGCACGACATCCATCTCTACCTACGGCACGCGTGGCAGCGCGCGGCGACCCTGGGTGACAGCCGCGCCCTCTACCACGCCGTCGGGCGCCAATTCGACGGGGGCACAACGTGA
- a CDS encoding FadR/GntR family transcriptional regulator gives MTTLGVGPEARRRLSAPRIAEIVADELRRQIIDGELADGDLLPRQEVLVEQFNVSLVSLREALRILETEGLVSVRRGNRGGAVVHAPAKTSAAYMLGLLLQSEYVKVSDLGAALLELEPACAALAAQRPDRADTLVPELKQINDAMATHLDDGRQFTEIGRQFHDALVRGCGNQTIIAVVGTLETLWTSHEQQWANESAAHGTYPSLAKRRAALNTHVKLTEMIEAGDVDRARRVAARHLADTQTHVLAGRPDQRIYALSPQALSRPRDARRL, from the coding sequence ATGACCACGCTGGGAGTCGGCCCGGAGGCGCGCCGTCGGTTGTCGGCGCCGCGGATCGCCGAGATCGTCGCAGACGAGTTGCGGCGTCAGATCATCGACGGCGAACTGGCCGACGGCGATCTGTTGCCGCGGCAAGAAGTGCTGGTCGAGCAATTCAATGTCAGCCTCGTGTCCCTTCGGGAAGCACTGCGGATTTTGGAGACCGAGGGGCTGGTGTCGGTTCGGCGCGGCAATCGGGGCGGCGCCGTCGTGCATGCGCCGGCCAAGACCAGCGCCGCCTACATGCTCGGGCTGTTGTTGCAAAGCGAGTACGTCAAGGTGTCCGATCTCGGTGCGGCGCTGCTGGAACTCGAACCCGCGTGCGCGGCGCTGGCCGCGCAGCGGCCCGACCGGGCCGACACGCTGGTGCCCGAGCTCAAGCAGATCAACGACGCAATGGCTACCCACCTCGATGACGGTCGCCAATTCACCGAAATCGGCCGGCAATTCCACGATGCCCTGGTTCGCGGGTGCGGAAACCAGACCATCATCGCGGTGGTCGGCACGCTGGAGACGCTATGGACCAGCCACGAGCAGCAGTGGGCCAACGAGAGTGCCGCTCACGGAACGTACCCCTCGCTGGCCAAGCGTCGTGCCGCGCTCAACACACACGTCAAGCTGACCGAGATGATCGAGGCAGGTGACGTCGACCGGGCGCGCCGGGTCGCGGCCCGTCACCTTGCCGACACGCAGACCCACGTGTTGGCCGGCCGGCCGGATCAACGGATTTATGCGCTGTCGCCGCAGGCCCTGTCGCGGCCGCGGGACGCCCGCCGTCTGTAG
- a CDS encoding phosphatidylserine decarboxylase gives MSEPDAIVQQLRRTLDKEQGLADLLERSLVKAREWADADLKPELFAALEWPTDIAEYEAYLKRFIRWVPHESNADAWKNEKSQAQEVSDRMSHFYFLASQKVDGEALQNSAVFRDWMSEFARQWGSFLDTPESFGPEALQSFIDNAPEYRMHESLIDGVPNAPSGWLTANQFIAREINGGLRPIAEPSNNLVVTSPADCQYQHLYDIDADSNIPATPVKNEKYGNIKQLMEGSSYSESFAGGTFVHYMLPVHAYHRYHLPVGGVVKESFRINGKVFMQVGLDSGQFAASDSASSGYEFSQTRGVVTIDTSASGAGDIGVVAVIPVGMAHVSSVVLTAVEGKHMAKGEEFGYFQFGGSDIIILFQEGIGPQIDTSEDFRLVGTPVARCKPRSS, from the coding sequence ATGAGTGAGCCCGACGCGATCGTCCAACAACTCCGGCGCACCCTCGACAAAGAGCAAGGCCTCGCCGATTTGCTCGAGCGGTCTTTGGTGAAGGCCCGCGAATGGGCCGATGCAGATTTGAAACCGGAGCTGTTCGCAGCGCTGGAGTGGCCCACCGATATCGCTGAATACGAGGCCTACCTCAAGCGCTTCATCAGGTGGGTGCCACACGAATCCAACGCCGACGCCTGGAAGAACGAAAAGAGCCAGGCGCAAGAGGTCAGTGACCGAATGTCACACTTCTACTTCCTGGCCTCTCAGAAGGTTGACGGCGAGGCGCTGCAGAACTCCGCCGTCTTCCGCGACTGGATGAGCGAATTCGCCCGACAGTGGGGCAGTTTCCTGGACACGCCGGAGTCCTTCGGCCCGGAAGCGTTGCAGTCGTTCATCGACAATGCCCCGGAGTACCGCATGCACGAGTCCCTGATCGACGGCGTGCCGAACGCGCCCAGCGGCTGGCTGACGGCCAACCAGTTCATCGCCCGCGAAATCAACGGCGGGCTACGTCCGATCGCCGAACCTTCGAACAACTTGGTTGTCACGTCGCCAGCGGACTGCCAATACCAGCACCTCTACGACATCGACGCCGACTCAAACATCCCGGCAACCCCAGTCAAAAACGAGAAGTACGGCAATATCAAACAGCTCATGGAAGGCAGCAGCTACAGCGAAAGTTTTGCCGGCGGCACGTTTGTGCATTACATGCTGCCGGTGCATGCCTACCACCGCTACCACCTGCCCGTCGGAGGCGTGGTCAAGGAATCCTTCCGGATCAACGGCAAAGTCTTCATGCAGGTCGGCCTCGACAGCGGCCAGTTCGCCGCCAGCGACAGCGCCAGCAGCGGATACGAGTTCTCGCAGACGCGGGGAGTGGTCACCATTGACACCTCGGCATCCGGCGCAGGCGACATCGGCGTCGTCGCGGTCATCCCGGTGGGCATGGCGCACGTGTCATCTGTTGTGCTGACCGCGGTGGAAGGCAAGCACATGGCCAAGGGCGAAGAGTTCGGCTACTTCCAATTCGGCGGCTCGGACATCATCATCCTGTTCCAGGAGGGGATTGGTCCGCAGATCGACACCAGCGAGGATTTCCGGCTCGTCGGCACCCCGGTAGCGCGCTGCAAGCCTCGGTCCTCCTAA
- a CDS encoding CaiB/BaiF CoA-transferase family protein, whose amino-acid sequence MSEARDGRPTPLDDLRVIEISDRIAGSYCGKVLVDAGAEVRKIEPPQGDPLRRFTASRSPVPGSADSPLFSYLNAGKRSLTIPASDTRFRAELAAADVVVVTATRSQAAELGINPQQLLVDSPHAVVVTISDFGWTGPYAERTASEFTLQAWAGSTGFRGDPAGPPIAIGGDLGEYMAGVFAAFGTLAIRRRVEHGGPGEHLDLSMLEAITLMQSSEWLHSQLLQVPPVSRTIEVPSIEPAKDGYVGITMVTGQQWLDFAAMVECPQLTEIPQLRFQIGRWEYRDLIRELIGPWFAERTVEEIVELGQLFRLPIAPLGNGSTIRDMAYMRDRGVFVRNPSGFHQPRPPWLMSRCRPAPLRRAPALGEDDDESPWQPRKLTPSLADRRLPLEGVRIVDLTAFWAGPAATHLLGAFGADVIKVESIQRPDGMRYSGGMRTDVDDWWEYGWVFHAMNTNKRSVTLDLASEVGRRLFKALVAGADVVIENFSPRVMDHFGLTAETLLAVNPKLVVARMPAFGLDGPWRDRVGFAPTMEQIAGLAWVTGLPDGPPVAPRGACDPLAGVHAAFSVLAALDFAERTGQGQLVELPMIETVLNVTAVQPIESEVFGVTLSREGNRGHGWAIQNLYRCARDDEWIAVTVATDEQWRALVELMGRPSWGDESGLATVARRRERADDIDRRLQAWFATQDLATAVERLAEAGIPAAPVVSPSLVTENPQLRDRGFFESLNHPRTGTGWYPRPPFAPLAGHRRWLRRTPPTLGEHNDEVLRELCGLVEADLERLTASDVIGTRPKGA is encoded by the coding sequence GTGAGCGAGGCGCGGGACGGCCGACCGACACCGCTTGACGACTTGCGTGTCATCGAGATCAGTGACCGGATTGCCGGCAGCTACTGCGGAAAGGTCCTGGTTGACGCCGGCGCAGAAGTCCGCAAAATCGAACCGCCGCAAGGCGATCCGCTGCGGCGGTTCACCGCCAGCCGCTCACCGGTGCCGGGTAGTGCCGACTCACCACTATTCAGCTACCTCAACGCCGGCAAGCGCAGCCTGACGATCCCGGCTTCTGACACGCGATTTCGCGCCGAACTCGCCGCCGCCGACGTTGTGGTGGTCACCGCCACCCGGTCACAAGCAGCCGAGCTCGGCATCAATCCGCAGCAGTTGCTGGTGGACTCACCGCACGCTGTCGTCGTCACCATCTCGGACTTCGGCTGGACTGGTCCATACGCCGAACGCACGGCCAGCGAGTTCACGCTTCAGGCCTGGGCGGGCTCGACCGGATTCCGCGGCGACCCCGCCGGGCCGCCGATCGCGATCGGCGGCGACCTCGGGGAATACATGGCAGGCGTGTTCGCCGCGTTCGGCACCCTGGCCATTCGCCGCCGCGTCGAGCACGGCGGTCCCGGTGAGCACCTGGACCTGTCCATGCTCGAAGCGATCACGCTGATGCAGAGCAGCGAATGGCTGCACTCGCAGCTGCTGCAGGTGCCCCCGGTCAGCCGCACCATCGAAGTGCCCTCGATCGAGCCTGCAAAAGACGGCTACGTCGGCATCACCATGGTGACCGGTCAACAGTGGCTCGACTTCGCTGCAATGGTCGAGTGCCCACAGTTGACCGAGATTCCACAGCTGCGTTTCCAGATAGGTCGGTGGGAGTACCGCGATCTCATCCGTGAGCTCATCGGTCCGTGGTTTGCCGAACGCACCGTCGAGGAGATCGTCGAACTCGGGCAGCTGTTTCGGCTGCCGATCGCGCCGTTGGGCAACGGCTCGACGATCCGCGACATGGCGTATATGCGCGATCGCGGTGTGTTTGTGCGCAACCCCTCCGGTTTCCACCAGCCACGACCGCCGTGGCTGATGTCGCGCTGCCGGCCCGCACCACTGCGTCGTGCGCCGGCGTTAGGCGAAGACGACGACGAATCGCCTTGGCAGCCAAGGAAACTCACTCCGAGTCTAGCGGATCGCCGGTTGCCGCTCGAGGGTGTTCGCATTGTCGACCTGACGGCCTTCTGGGCCGGCCCGGCGGCAACGCACCTGCTTGGTGCTTTCGGCGCCGACGTGATCAAGGTGGAATCGATCCAGCGTCCCGACGGCATGCGCTATTCGGGGGGCATGCGCACCGACGTCGATGACTGGTGGGAATACGGCTGGGTTTTCCACGCCATGAACACCAACAAGCGCTCGGTGACACTGGATTTGGCGTCCGAGGTTGGCCGGCGGCTGTTCAAGGCTCTGGTGGCGGGCGCCGACGTGGTGATCGAGAACTTCTCGCCGCGCGTGATGGACCACTTCGGGTTGACCGCCGAAACCCTGCTGGCCGTGAACCCGAAGCTCGTTGTCGCGCGAATGCCCGCGTTCGGTCTGGACGGCCCGTGGCGCGACCGCGTCGGATTCGCACCGACCATGGAGCAGATCGCCGGGCTTGCTTGGGTCACCGGCCTGCCTGACGGGCCACCCGTCGCCCCGCGCGGAGCCTGCGATCCACTGGCCGGGGTACACGCCGCGTTCTCGGTGCTGGCGGCCTTGGATTTCGCGGAGCGAACAGGACAGGGCCAGCTCGTCGAGTTGCCGATGATCGAAACGGTGCTGAACGTCACTGCCGTTCAGCCAATTGAATCGGAAGTCTTCGGAGTGACATTGAGCCGGGAAGGCAACCGCGGCCACGGCTGGGCGATTCAAAACCTCTACCGCTGCGCCCGGGACGACGAGTGGATCGCCGTCACGGTGGCGACCGACGAGCAGTGGCGTGCGCTGGTCGAGTTGATGGGTCGGCCGTCCTGGGGCGACGAGTCCGGGCTTGCCACGGTGGCCCGCCGGCGCGAGCGCGCCGACGACATCGATCGCCGGCTGCAGGCGTGGTTCGCGACCCAGGATCTGGCCACCGCGGTAGAGCGCTTGGCCGAGGCGGGCATTCCCGCCGCGCCGGTGGTGTCGCCGTCGCTGGTGACCGAAAACCCGCAGCTGCGCGACCGTGGGTTCTTCGAGTCGCTCAATCACCCGCGCACCGGCACCGGCTGGTATCCGCGTCCGCCGTTCGCGCCGCTGGCCGGCCACCGCCGGTGGCTGCGGCGCACGCCGCCCACGTTGGGTGAGCACAATGACGAGGTACTGCGCGAACTGTGCGGACTGGTGGAAGCCGACCTGGAGCGGTTGACGGCAAGCGACGTGATCGGAACCCGGCCCAAGGGCGCGTGA
- a CDS encoding aromatic ring-hydroxylating oxygenase subunit alpha, with protein MQAALRRVGNGEIVTQTVSNSAMDPSEREFGPRGIGLSPYRFPTGWFIVGFGSDLAVGDVKRVHYFGEELVLFRTESSHVHVLDAYCQHLGANMGVGGTVEGENIVCPWHGWRWRGDGTNALIPYSKIGCKQNVRIRTYPSTEWYGFILVWHERHGRPPYWQPPVLPELETGEYYPLHPHSRMLNRVKVHAQMIIENAADPYHVQYVHKAANPATTASFEVSGYHLHATVNANFGGGRERTWLTPNGPVDAKIIYDNYSLGLGIVRFPSELVATIQVTGQTPVDEDYTDYFYTQASVREPGDTGEVPTGRAARFLALQQEVVKQDFFTWENMKYLEKPNLAPEEAHDYAALRRWAHRFYPGEQASPNDFGYTPDGEPDPAAAQA; from the coding sequence ATGCAGGCTGCCCTCCGCCGCGTGGGAAACGGAGAGATAGTGACGCAGACCGTTTCGAATTCCGCCATGGACCCCTCGGAGCGGGAATTCGGTCCGAGGGGCATCGGATTGTCGCCGTACCGGTTCCCCACCGGCTGGTTCATCGTCGGGTTCGGGTCCGATCTGGCCGTCGGTGACGTCAAGCGGGTGCACTACTTCGGCGAGGAGCTGGTGCTGTTCCGCACCGAATCGAGCCACGTGCATGTACTCGACGCCTACTGCCAGCACCTGGGCGCCAACATGGGTGTCGGCGGCACAGTCGAGGGCGAAAACATCGTCTGCCCCTGGCATGGCTGGCGCTGGCGTGGTGACGGCACCAACGCGCTGATTCCGTACAGCAAGATCGGCTGCAAGCAGAACGTGCGAATCCGCACCTATCCGAGCACCGAGTGGTACGGCTTCATCCTGGTCTGGCACGAGCGCCACGGCAGGCCGCCGTACTGGCAACCACCCGTGCTACCTGAGCTGGAGACCGGAGAATACTACCCGCTGCATCCGCACAGCCGAATGTTGAACCGGGTCAAGGTGCACGCGCAGATGATCATCGAGAATGCGGCCGACCCGTATCACGTTCAGTACGTGCACAAGGCCGCCAACCCGGCCACCACCGCCTCGTTCGAGGTCTCCGGCTACCATTTGCACGCCACGGTCAACGCGAATTTCGGGGGCGGCCGCGAACGCACCTGGTTGACGCCGAACGGGCCGGTCGACGCCAAAATCATCTACGACAACTACTCGCTGGGGCTGGGCATCGTCCGGTTCCCCAGCGAGCTGGTGGCCACCATCCAAGTCACTGGGCAGACGCCCGTCGACGAGGACTACACCGACTACTTCTACACCCAGGCGTCAGTTCGCGAACCGGGCGACACCGGCGAGGTGCCTACCGGACGCGCCGCGCGATTCTTGGCCCTGCAGCAAGAGGTCGTCAAACAGGACTTCTTCACGTGGGAGAACATGAAATACCTGGAAAAGCCCAACCTGGCGCCCGAAGAAGCCCACGATTACGCGGCTCTGCGCCGCTGGGCGCACCGCTTCTACCCCGGCGAACAAGCTTCGCCCAACGACTTCGGATACACCCCCGACGGCGAGCCGGACCCGGCAGCCGCGCAAGCTTGA
- a CDS encoding VOC family protein, with the protein MDITIHSSMLPHDDPEASLAFYRDILGFEVRLDVGNGKMRWITIGPPNQPDTSVVLYPPAATPGLTDEERRVVGEMMAKGTYGMIVLATKDLDGTFERLQAGVQDGRVEIVQEPTEQPYGVRDCALRDPAGNMIRIQELS; encoded by the coding sequence ATGGACATCACCATTCACTCGAGCATGCTGCCGCACGACGACCCCGAGGCCTCGCTGGCGTTTTACCGCGACATTCTCGGCTTCGAGGTGCGCCTCGATGTCGGAAACGGAAAGATGCGCTGGATTACGATCGGCCCGCCCAATCAGCCTGACACATCCGTCGTCCTGTACCCGCCGGCCGCTACGCCGGGCCTAACCGATGAGGAGCGCCGAGTCGTCGGCGAGATGATGGCCAAAGGCACCTACGGCATGATCGTGCTGGCAACCAAGGACCTCGACGGCACCTTCGAGCGGCTGCAGGCCGGCGTACAAGACGGACGAGTCGAGATCGTCCAAGAGCCGACGGAGCAGCCTTACGGTGTCCGTGACTGTGCGCTGCGGGATCCCGCCGGCAACATGATCCGCATCCAGGAGTTGAGCTAA
- a CDS encoding acyl-CoA dehydrogenase family protein, with the protein MVAEFAAWLTEFLPRDYRERYSEYRWDLTLRRDYQRAAFEAGWLQPTWPREHGGRSLDLRAAMEIRIEAAMRSAPKLPNIAGPNVAAPAIRQFGTPEQIDRLLVPLLRGDEWWALGMSEPEAGSDFAGLRTRAERDGDVFRVNGRKIWTTQAHLSRWCTLYARTNPAAPKHRGISCLILDLQSPGVSINPIRMASISDETFCEMFLDDVEVPVGNLLGPLDGGWNVALASLHHERQMIWIMNWVEIQRGLASIRQLRERACLYADTPGTAVQTRTLAPEGEDIYSELGSLLADAEALRATGYRALNNELAGRPSPEADILKLLGSVTLQRVWELSSTAAGPQSSADPDLLFERQDALAATIYGGTSEIQRNIIGERLLGLPKG; encoded by the coding sequence GTGGTCGCCGAGTTCGCCGCCTGGCTGACCGAGTTCTTGCCGCGCGACTACCGCGAGCGGTATAGCGAATACCGTTGGGATCTCACGCTGCGGCGCGACTATCAGCGCGCGGCGTTCGAGGCCGGCTGGCTCCAGCCGACGTGGCCGCGCGAGCACGGTGGGCGGTCGCTCGATTTGCGGGCGGCGATGGAGATTCGGATCGAAGCGGCGATGCGTTCGGCACCCAAACTGCCCAACATCGCCGGCCCTAATGTCGCTGCACCGGCGATCCGCCAGTTCGGCACACCCGAGCAGATCGATCGTCTGCTGGTGCCGCTGCTGCGTGGCGACGAGTGGTGGGCATTGGGAATGTCGGAGCCCGAAGCTGGTTCGGACTTCGCCGGCTTGCGCACCCGCGCCGAGCGTGACGGTGACGTGTTTCGGGTCAACGGCCGCAAGATCTGGACCACGCAGGCACATCTGTCGCGGTGGTGCACGCTGTATGCCCGCACTAACCCGGCCGCACCGAAACACCGTGGTATCTCGTGTCTGATCCTCGACCTCCAGTCACCGGGGGTAAGCATTAACCCGATTCGGATGGCGTCGATTTCCGACGAGACGTTCTGCGAGATGTTCCTCGACGACGTCGAGGTGCCGGTGGGCAATCTCTTGGGGCCGCTGGACGGCGGCTGGAACGTCGCGTTGGCGTCGCTGCACCACGAACGCCAGATGATCTGGATCATGAACTGGGTAGAAATCCAGCGCGGGCTGGCCTCGATACGCCAACTCCGCGAGCGTGCGTGTCTGTACGCCGACACGCCGGGGACCGCTGTACAAACACGCACACTCGCGCCGGAAGGTGAGGACATCTACTCTGAGCTCGGCTCGCTGCTCGCCGACGCCGAAGCGCTGCGGGCCACCGGGTACCGGGCACTGAACAACGAACTCGCCGGCCGCCCCAGCCCGGAGGCGGACATCCTCAAGCTGCTGGGATCGGTCACATTGCAACGGGTTTGGGAGCTCAGCTCGACCGCCGCGGGCCCACAATCGAGTGCTGATCCGGACCTTCTGTTCGAGCGTCAGGACGCGCTGGCCGCGACCATCTACGGCGGCACTTCCGAGATCCAGCGCAATATCATCGGCGAGCGGCTGCTCGGACTGCCGAAGGGATGA
- a CDS encoding cytochrome P450 produces the protein MTTAAVDLSDFALWRNGFPDELFTELRRTRPLFRHDRTPGVAKTGVQRDFWITTKHRHAVRLHRDADSFTAVDGPLIQPIDTFLSYPTIIDMDPPELNRRRKLISSAFNPRAVAKLEDGIRARAARMIDRLLSQGGGDWITDVADQLPMTVIGDIIGIPEEDRPQIFTAFDRILTARSPQGRLSAQEETELYATVFGYALELTAQKRREPADDIWSTLATAEITGDDGEKFRLPGNELEIFFFVLAFAGSDTTKNALASGLRAFVANPEQIACYRDEEALRPTAVEEVLRWATPVAYWTRTAKVDVEMDGQHIPKGDRVVSMLRSANRDEEVFDGPFRFDIGRRRNPHVAFGGGGPHHCLGAMLARAELRAVFDELLLRCDNIAVGPPTVAHPNLITNMQIYDEMAISLTPR, from the coding sequence ATGACGACCGCGGCAGTGGATCTTTCCGATTTCGCCTTGTGGCGCAACGGCTTTCCGGATGAACTGTTTACCGAACTGCGGCGTACCAGGCCGCTTTTCCGCCACGACCGCACGCCCGGCGTCGCGAAGACCGGCGTCCAACGTGATTTCTGGATAACCACCAAGCACCGGCACGCCGTGCGCCTTCACCGCGACGCCGACTCGTTCACCGCAGTCGACGGCCCGCTGATCCAGCCCATCGACACGTTTTTGTCGTACCCGACAATCATCGACATGGATCCGCCGGAGCTGAACCGGCGCCGCAAACTGATCTCGAGCGCGTTTAACCCACGGGCGGTCGCCAAGCTGGAAGACGGCATTCGGGCGCGCGCCGCGCGGATGATTGACCGCCTCCTCAGTCAGGGTGGCGGCGACTGGATCACCGATGTCGCCGATCAACTGCCCATGACGGTCATCGGCGACATCATCGGCATCCCCGAGGAAGACCGGCCGCAGATCTTCACCGCCTTCGACCGCATCCTGACCGCACGCTCACCACAAGGCCGGCTCAGCGCACAAGAGGAAACCGAGCTCTACGCCACCGTTTTCGGGTACGCACTCGAACTCACCGCGCAGAAACGACGCGAGCCTGCCGACGACATCTGGAGCACGCTGGCCACCGCGGAAATCACCGGCGACGACGGCGAGAAGTTCCGGCTGCCCGGCAACGAGCTCGAGATCTTCTTCTTCGTGCTGGCCTTCGCCGGCAGTGACACCACCAAGAACGCCCTTGCATCCGGTCTCCGCGCTTTCGTCGCGAACCCTGAACAAATCGCGTGTTATCGCGACGAGGAAGCGCTGCGCCCTACCGCGGTCGAAGAGGTGCTTCGGTGGGCCACCCCAGTGGCGTACTGGACCCGCACCGCCAAGGTCGATGTTGAGATGGACGGCCAGCACATCCCCAAGGGCGACCGGGTGGTCTCGATGCTGCGCTCGGCCAATCGCGACGAAGAGGTCTTTGACGGTCCGTTCAGGTTCGACATCGGCCGTCGACGCAACCCGCATGTGGCGTTCGGCGGCGGCGGACCGCACCACTGTCTGGGCGCCATGCTGGCTCGCGCGGAGCTGCGGGCCGTATTCGACGAGCTGCTGCTGCGCTGCGACAACATCGCGGTCGGACCGCCGACGGTGGCCCACCCCAACCTGATCACCAACATGCAGATCTACGACGAGATGGCGATCTCGCTGACGCCTCGCTAG